The genome window TTATAGAAAGTCAAGATAGTTATAAAAATTTCATTGCTAGGTTAAATGAAGAAGAGCTAAGAGCTTTGGCTTATTATATTGTTCAGACAAAAAGCAAGAGTGACTTTTTACAAAATCTTGAAAGCTTATATGAAAGATCTTGTGAGATTAATTCTACAAAAAATGTACATTTTCCAAATAAAACTTCTTTAGAAAAAAGTTTAAATGAATTTATAGCTTATGCAAAAAATTTAAGTACAGATAAAAATTATCAAAAAAATTTTGAATTTGAAAATATAGAAGATTTTTTTGCTAAACCTATCATCTGTGATTTAGAAAAAAAATATTTTGTAAAAATCATCGATAGTGAATTTTTACAAAAAAGAGCAGAATTCTTACAATGTGCAAAAGAGTATTTTACTCAAATGGAAAATTATCGCATTAGTATGCTTGCAAAACTTTTGGAGCATTTTAAAGAAGCAAGAAATGAAAGCAGTGTTAAGCAAAATGCATTAACTTTCTCGGATATAGCTTTAAAAACTTATGAGTTAATTAGTGATGAAGCTAATAAGGATTTAATTTATTTTAGGCTTGATGGTTATATTTCGCATTTATTGATCGATGAATTTCAAGATACGAATGTTTTGCAGTATCAAATTTTAAAGCCTATTATCGCTGAACTTGTTTCAGGCGAGGGTGTGAAAAAAAACAGAAGCTTTTTTTATGTGGGCGATAAAAAGCAAAGCATATATGGTTTTAGAGGGGGTAAAAAAGAGCTTTTCGATAAGCTTTTAAAAGACTTTCCACAAATTAAATTAGAGCACTTAGATACTAATTATCGCAGTAAAAAGATCATTGTTGATTATGTAAATGAAGTTTTTAAAGATAAATTTTTTGATAGTTTTTTAAACCCTAGCTTTACTTTACAAAAAAGCATTAAAGAAGGCGGGTATGTAGAGGTTTTACAAAATCATATCCCGCCAAAAAGTTCTTTACATGAAGCAAGTGGAAAAGAAGTTTTAAAGATCATCCAAAAGCTTTTAGAAAAAGGTATAAGGCTTAGTGAAATTTGCATTTTGGTGTGGATTAACAAAGATGCTACTTTAATGAAAGAATTTCTTGAAGAAAATAACATTAAAGCTTATACACAAAGCAATGTAGCTTTGATGGATTGTATTAGTGTAAGAGTACTTTTTGAGTATGCAAAGGCTTGCGTACTTAAAGATGAGTTTAGCTTGTACTTTGCAAGTAGTATTTTAGAAAAAGAACTCGAGTTTATTACGCTTGATTTAAACCGAAGTGTAGGTGAGATTTTAAAATACCTAGTGCATGTTTTAAAACTTGACTTAAGTGATGTGAATCTCATTGCGTATTTAGAGTATGCAAGTACTTTTGATAATTTCTTTGATTTTTTATTTGCTCCATGTGGATTAAAATCTTTGCAGGCTCAAGATGATGGAGTAAGCATTATGACTGTGCATAAATCTAAAGGGCTTGAATTTGAAAATTTAATCGTACTTGATAGACTTAGTAAAAAAGCTCCGGATAATGAAACTTTGATGTTTGAGTATGATTTAGAGCAAGGTTGGGAAGTAAAATACCGACACAGTGCTAGAAAATATCTTGAAGATGAAAACTATAATACCTTTTTAGCTAAAAGAGAAAAACTTCAAGCAGAAGATGAGATAAATTGTCTATATGTAGCGCTTACTAGAGCTAAAAACTCTCTTTTTATCATAAAAAATGATGAGAGCTTTAAAACCTTTAAGAGTTATTTTCAAGACTATGAAGAAAAGCAAATAGGTGCTATAGAAGAACAGCTTATTCAAACAAATGAGACTTTAGAAAATTTAGAGCAACTAGAAAGCTTTGAAGAATTTCAAAAGGTAAATTTACAAGAAGTCAAAGTAAAAAGTCATCTTTCAAGCACGCAAATACATTTTGGTTTAGCTTTGCATGAGTTTTTGCAATATTTTGACTTTAACACTAAAAGTAATTTTGAATTTTGCAAGCAAAT of Campylobacter sp. 2014D-0216 contains these proteins:
- a CDS encoding RecB-like helicase, whose amino-acid sequence is MSYHFEPFLALEASAGSGKTFALSVRFVALVLMGAKINEILALTFTNKATSEMKERVFKTFLEFDVLENGENKAECNELMKMLGKSKDELIALREKYKEEFLRSKLNIYTFDSFFSQIIRSFALNLGLMSDFDIIESQDSYKNFIARLNEEELRALAYYIVQTKSKSDFLQNLESLYERSCEINSTKNVHFPNKTSLEKSLNEFIAYAKNLSTDKNYQKNFEFENIEDFFAKPIICDLEKKYFVKIIDSEFLQKRAEFLQCAKEYFTQMENYRISMLAKLLEHFKEARNESSVKQNALTFSDIALKTYELISDEANKDLIYFRLDGYISHLLIDEFQDTNVLQYQILKPIIAELVSGEGVKKNRSFFYVGDKKQSIYGFRGGKKELFDKLLKDFPQIKLEHLDTNYRSKKIIVDYVNEVFKDKFFDSFLNPSFTLQKSIKEGGYVEVLQNHIPPKSSLHEASGKEVLKIIQKLLEKGIRLSEICILVWINKDATLMKEFLEENNIKAYTQSNVALMDCISVRVLFEYAKACVLKDEFSLYFASSILEKELEFITLDLNRSVGEILKYLVHVLKLDLSDVNLIAYLEYASTFDNFFDFLFAPCGLKSLQAQDDGVSIMTVHKSKGLEFENLIVLDRLSKKAPDNETLMFEYDLEQGWEVKYRHSARKYLEDENYNTFLAKREKLQAEDEINCLYVALTRAKNSLFIIKNDESFKTFKSYFQDYEEKQIGAIEEQLIQTNETLENLEQLESFEEFQKVNLQEVKVKSHLSSTQIHFGLALHEFLQYFDFNTKSNFEFCKQMVYRKYRFYLDDEAFNELFKRLTMLLKDESFNALLVGKKLLKEQIITYKGEQKQLDMLALDDNEAIIIDYKTGLNLNEHKKQVLLYKEAIEKILAKISTKAFLVYVLKDKVEIVEI